Proteins co-encoded in one Prescottella sp. R16 genomic window:
- a CDS encoding M56 family metallopeptidase gives MNATTALAFGLLALVLTGPVPTLLSRARWPFRSPRAALVLWQAIAIAAVLSAFSSGLAIASLLLVPGPDGRPTTEPTAEIDALGLPLWILYVAVFAVTLLIGAKLIFSTVRVAIHTRRRRSRHRVLVDLLDRRDIDLTEVLGRMSDVRVLDAAEPIAYCLPGLRQRVVLSEGTLSSLGNDEIRAILTHERSHLRARHDLVLEAFTAVHYAFPRVVRSKSALGSVQLLVELLADDSAVKVTGPAPLARALVACAGSVAPRGAMAVGGPSTLVRVQRLTGAGADLRVAVAAYAAAAAILIVPTIAVAVPWLVELSRLFSPAPY, from the coding sequence ATGAACGCCACTACGGCGCTGGCCTTCGGGTTGCTGGCGCTCGTTCTCACCGGCCCGGTGCCGACGCTGCTCAGCCGCGCCCGCTGGCCGTTCCGGTCGCCCCGCGCCGCGCTGGTGCTGTGGCAGGCCATCGCGATCGCCGCGGTCCTGTCCGCGTTCTCGTCGGGACTGGCGATCGCGTCGCTACTGCTGGTTCCCGGCCCGGACGGGCGTCCCACCACCGAACCGACCGCCGAGATCGACGCCCTCGGCCTGCCGCTGTGGATCCTGTACGTCGCCGTGTTCGCGGTGACCCTGCTGATCGGCGCGAAACTGATCTTCTCGACGGTGCGGGTCGCGATCCACACCCGCCGTCGCCGCTCCCGGCACCGCGTGCTCGTCGACCTCCTCGACCGCCGGGACATCGACCTGACCGAGGTACTCGGTCGCATGTCGGACGTGCGGGTCCTCGACGCCGCCGAACCGATCGCCTACTGCCTGCCCGGGCTGCGGCAGCGGGTGGTGCTCAGCGAGGGCACCTTGTCCTCCCTCGGCAACGACGAGATCCGCGCGATCCTCACCCACGAACGCTCCCACCTGCGGGCCCGGCACGACCTGGTGCTCGAGGCGTTCACCGCCGTCCACTACGCGTTCCCGCGGGTGGTGCGGTCGAAGTCGGCGCTCGGCTCGGTGCAGCTGCTCGTCGAACTGCTCGCCGACGACTCCGCGGTCAAGGTCACCGGCCCCGCCCCCCTGGCCCGCGCCCTGGTCGCGTGCGCCGGATCCGTCGCCCCCCGCGGCGCGATGGCGGTCGGTGGCCCGTCCACCCTGGTGCGGGTGCAGCGGCTCACCGGTGCCGGCGCGGACCTGCGGGTCGCGGTGGCCGCCTACGCCGCCGCGGCCGCGATCCTGATCGTCCCGACGATCGCGGTGGCGGTGCCGTGGCTCGTCGAACTGAGCCGGTTGTTCTCCCCCGCCCCCTACTGA
- a CDS encoding DEAD/DEAH box helicase, translated as MTFAEIGLPEPVVAALARNEITVPSPIQAMAIPDAIAGKNILGRAQTGSGKTLAFGLPMLARLARHEDRPDPKRPRALVLVPTRELAFQVVDSLTPYAASLGLTVRAAVGGTPFTKQVDQLRRGVDILVATPGRLGDHLRQNTCVLGSIEMTALDEADQMADMGFLPEVRTLLGDTPADSQRLLFSATLDNDVQALVREFLPEHELHSTQDGRASVTTMDHYVLLVERGQKDAVLAEIASRQGGRTIMFARTKLGTEGVVERLREQGVAAEALHGGKAQNQRTRVLERFKTGRTPVLVATDVAARGIHVDGIDLVVHVDPPQDHKDYLHRAGRTARAGEAGVVAAIVLPNQRRMFRRLTGMAGVDATAVPVFPGSEELAAITGARTPSGEPVRDSYFRSERGDRGDRGGRSGFGDRRERSFGDRGPRRDFDNRGPRREGGFSGDRNDRGPRRDFGDRGDRRDGGFRGNRDDRPRRDFDNRGDRGDNRSFGDRGPRRDGGYRGDRDNGRPFENRGPRRDFGDRDNRDSRGGFQGNRDDRPRREGGFSGDRDRRDSFRDNNFRGNRDDRGDRGERGNRSFDDRGPRRDDRSFGDRGPRRDGGYRGDRDNGRPFENRGPRRDFGDRDNRDSRGGFQGNRDDRPRRDFDNRGPRRDFGDRDNRDSRGGFRGDRDNRSFGDRRPSGSSGAAGSSEQRSGGFRSRTERRSYDGFDGPRRDRNA; from the coding sequence GTGACGTTCGCCGAGATCGGGCTGCCCGAGCCCGTCGTCGCGGCCCTGGCCCGCAACGAGATCACCGTGCCGTCGCCGATCCAGGCGATGGCGATCCCGGACGCGATCGCCGGGAAGAACATCCTCGGCCGCGCCCAGACCGGCTCCGGTAAGACGCTCGCGTTCGGTCTGCCGATGCTGGCCCGCCTGGCCCGGCACGAGGACCGCCCGGACCCGAAGCGGCCCCGCGCCCTCGTCCTCGTCCCCACCCGTGAGCTCGCGTTCCAGGTGGTCGACTCCCTCACCCCGTACGCGGCGTCCCTCGGGCTGACCGTGCGGGCCGCGGTCGGTGGCACCCCGTTCACCAAGCAGGTCGACCAGCTGCGTCGCGGCGTCGACATCCTCGTCGCCACCCCCGGCCGTCTCGGCGACCACCTGCGGCAGAACACGTGTGTCCTCGGCTCCATCGAGATGACCGCCCTCGACGAGGCCGACCAGATGGCCGACATGGGCTTCCTGCCCGAGGTCCGCACCCTGCTCGGCGACACCCCCGCCGACAGCCAGCGGCTGCTGTTCTCGGCGACCCTCGACAACGACGTGCAGGCCCTCGTCCGCGAGTTCCTGCCCGAACACGAACTGCATTCGACGCAGGACGGCCGCGCCTCGGTCACCACGATGGACCACTACGTGCTGCTCGTCGAACGCGGCCAGAAGGACGCCGTCCTCGCCGAGATCGCGTCCCGCCAGGGTGGCCGCACCATCATGTTCGCCCGCACCAAGCTGGGCACCGAGGGTGTCGTCGAACGTCTCCGCGAGCAGGGTGTCGCCGCCGAAGCCCTGCACGGCGGCAAGGCGCAGAACCAGCGCACCCGCGTCCTCGAACGGTTCAAGACCGGCCGCACCCCCGTCCTGGTCGCGACGGATGTCGCGGCACGAGGAATTCATGTCGACGGCATCGACCTCGTCGTGCACGTCGACCCGCCGCAGGACCACAAGGACTACCTGCACCGCGCCGGCCGCACCGCCCGCGCCGGCGAGGCCGGTGTCGTCGCCGCGATCGTGCTCCCGAACCAGCGCCGCATGTTCCGCCGCCTGACCGGCATGGCCGGTGTCGACGCCACCGCCGTGCCCGTCTTCCCCGGTTCCGAGGAACTCGCCGCCATCACCGGCGCCCGCACCCCCAGCGGGGAACCGGTGCGCGACAGCTACTTCCGCAGCGAACGCGGCGACCGGGGCGACCGGGGCGGCCGCAGCGGCTTCGGTGACCGCCGGGAACGGTCCTTCGGGGACCGGGGTCCGCGCCGCGACTTCGACAACCGCGGCCCGCGCCGCGAGGGTGGTTTCTCCGGGGATCGGAACGACCGGGGCCCGCGCCGCGACTTCGGGGACCGGGGCGACCGCCGCGACGGCGGGTTCCGCGGCAACCGGGACGACCGGCCGCGCCGCGACTTCGACAATCGGGGCGATCGGGGCGACAACCGCTCGTTCGGGGACCGGGGCCCGCGCCGGGACGGCGGATACCGCGGCGACCGGGACAACGGCCGCCCGTTCGAGAACCGCGGCCCCCGCCGCGACTTCGGTGACCGGGACAACCGGGACAGCCGCGGCGGGTTCCAGGGCAACCGGGACGACCGACCGCGCCGGGAGGGCGGCTTCTCCGGCGATCGGGATCGCCGGGACAGCTTCCGGGACAACAACTTCCGCGGCAACCGGGACGATCGCGGGGACCGTGGAGAGCGCGGCAACCGCAGCTTCGACGATCGGGGACCGCGCCGCGACGACCGTTCGTTCGGGGACCGGGGCCCGCGCCGGGACGGCGGATACCGCGGCGACCGGGACAACGGCCGCCCGTTCGAGAACCGCGGCCCCCGCCGCGACTTCGGTGACCGGGACAACCGGGACAGCCGCGGAGGGTTCCAGGGCAACCGGGACGACCGACCGCGCCGGGATTTCGACAATCGTGGCCCGCGCCGCGACTTCGGCGACCGCGACAACCGGGACAGCCGCGGCGGTTTCCGGGGCGATCGCGACAACCGGTCCTTCGGGGACCGTCGTCCGTCCGGGTCGTCGGGGGCGGCAGGGTCTTCGGAGCAGCGCAGCGGCGGGTTCCGTAGCCGCACCGAGCGTCGCAGCTACGACGGTTTCGACGGCCCGCGCCGGGACCGCAACGCGTAA
- a CDS encoding alpha/beta hydrolase family protein, producing MSQGLTGWLDRVSLVSGPLPVVAAVLALLGAGWLVAARRRWFLRWALPAALTGAAVATAVIYLVVEKVWRPFPDPVATAVYVWIGIGIAALLLVVPRCVAGRRATIPVAIVAATAVVLTAAVQINQIFYAYPTVGTALGLPDPDRMDAAQLPDPSGPVVTGRPLEPVWAPQAPTDLPGSGRYTTVPIPATTSGFTARDAVVYLPPAYFASPRPLLPVLVLLAGQPGSPEDWLHGGKLAATMDEFARTHHGLAPVVVVADGTGSQFANPLCLDSALGNVATYLTVDVPAWTKTHLQIDPDPRSWAVAGLSYGGTCALQLATTRPDVYPTFLDLSGQLEPTLGDRKRTVDEAFGGNTAAFTAVNPMDLLATRRYPDTAGVFVVGDHDDAYRGDLQKVYAAAQNAGMDVRFVEVPGTHSFLVWSAGLRTELGWLATRLGLTA from the coding sequence GTGTCGCAAGGGCTCACAGGCTGGCTCGATCGCGTCTCACTGGTGTCCGGGCCGCTGCCCGTCGTCGCGGCCGTCCTCGCGCTGCTCGGTGCGGGCTGGCTCGTCGCGGCCCGGCGCCGCTGGTTCCTGCGGTGGGCCCTCCCGGCGGCCCTGACCGGGGCGGCCGTGGCCACGGCGGTGATCTACCTGGTCGTCGAGAAGGTGTGGCGGCCGTTCCCCGACCCCGTCGCCACCGCGGTATACGTGTGGATCGGGATCGGGATCGCCGCGCTCCTGCTCGTCGTCCCGCGATGCGTCGCCGGCCGGCGGGCCACGATCCCGGTGGCGATCGTCGCCGCGACGGCCGTCGTGCTCACCGCGGCCGTACAGATCAACCAGATCTTCTACGCGTACCCGACGGTGGGGACCGCACTCGGGCTGCCCGACCCCGACCGGATGGACGCCGCACAGCTGCCGGACCCGTCCGGGCCCGTCGTCACCGGACGGCCCCTCGAACCGGTGTGGGCGCCGCAGGCCCCCACCGACCTGCCCGGCAGCGGCCGCTACACGACGGTGCCGATCCCCGCCACGACCTCCGGGTTCACGGCCCGCGACGCCGTCGTCTACCTCCCGCCCGCCTACTTCGCGTCCCCACGGCCGCTGCTGCCGGTGCTGGTGCTGCTCGCCGGGCAGCCCGGATCGCCCGAGGACTGGCTGCACGGCGGGAAACTGGCCGCCACCATGGACGAGTTCGCCCGCACCCATCACGGTCTCGCCCCGGTCGTCGTCGTCGCGGACGGCACCGGCAGCCAGTTCGCGAACCCGCTGTGCCTGGACTCGGCACTCGGCAACGTCGCCACCTATCTGACCGTCGACGTCCCGGCCTGGACGAAGACGCACCTGCAGATCGACCCCGACCCCCGCTCGTGGGCGGTCGCCGGCCTGTCGTACGGCGGCACCTGCGCGCTGCAACTCGCCACCACCCGACCCGACGTGTACCCGACGTTCCTGGACCTGTCCGGGCAGCTCGAACCGACCCTCGGGGACCGGAAACGCACCGTCGACGAGGCGTTCGGCGGCAACACGGCCGCGTTCACCGCCGTCAACCCGATGGACCTCCTGGCCACCCGCCGCTACCCGGACACCGCCGGCGTGTTCGTCGTCGGCGACCACGACGACGCCTACCGCGGCGACCTGCAGAAGGTGTACGCGGCCGCGCAGAACGCCGGCATGGACGTGCGGTTCGTGGAGGTGCCCGGCACCCACAGTTTCCTGGTGTGGTCCGCCGGGTTGCGCACCGAACTGGGCTGGCTCGCGACCCGCCTCGGGTTGACGGCGTGA
- a CDS encoding BlaI/MecI/CopY family transcriptional regulator: protein MAGLGELERAVMDHLWSVSEPQTVRQVHEALATRRELAYTTVMTVLQRLAKKHLVIQQRDDRAHRYLPVHGRDELVASLMVDALAQADASGERAAALVHFVGQVGADEAAALREALAALEQAEAAKQAPGLHPGVGRAS from the coding sequence ATGGCTGGACTCGGCGAGCTCGAACGCGCAGTGATGGACCACCTGTGGTCGGTGTCGGAACCGCAGACGGTGCGGCAGGTGCACGAGGCCCTGGCCACCCGCCGGGAACTCGCTTACACCACGGTGATGACCGTGTTGCAGCGTCTCGCCAAGAAGCATCTCGTCATCCAGCAGCGCGACGACCGCGCCCACCGCTACCTGCCGGTCCACGGGCGCGACGAGCTCGTCGCGTCCCTCATGGTCGACGCGCTCGCGCAGGCCGACGCCTCCGGGGAACGCGCGGCCGCCCTCGTCCACTTCGTCGGGCAGGTCGGTGCCGACGAGGCCGCCGCGCTGCGGGAGGCCCTCGCCGCGCTCGAGCAGGCCGAGGCCGCGAAGCAGGCCCCGGGACTGCATCCGGGCGTCGGCCGGGCCAGCTGA
- a CDS encoding bifunctional lysylphosphatidylglycerol flippase/synthetase MprF — translation MTALRRYGRRLLDLLRDGVTGAPVAVTILAVMWILGFATDTVLHGPGPFVDRHLAVGIGPLEHWRLWTPLTSGLWAHGLLGYLAATVLVFVVAAPLERRMGSGRFAASALITQVAGAVLGAGVAAAARLLDSGWGFRLHLGAAIGPSTWIVGVAMTASASMDTLWRRRIRVGLLALTITLVLFAGQLQDVMRLGGAVVGLCLGPWLVGRSRYPTERGRPITGTRREGRVLVAIVVAATAIGTMLAALTPHAVGPLAVLRDLLRGVPWTPAEVREICAENATDPDCRRGQLDLRLSGTGPLLLSLMPSLLLLVLCDGLRRGRRFAWIASTLAQVVLLALSLLNFAVRYIDVLPGQSLFYGLDTPTVYRTLTPFLTPLAVLILLVATRRLFDVAAPTGTYRRLFVRLTVLTAGLAVAYVFGGLWARHGFDRPPTVPTLLADFPQRLVPPVYLQMLDPRLLPVNWAATLLYEWTGVVFWVAVCVLVAATFLRPAHGPGTDAVDRARTILTGGSGSDLSWMTLWDGNSYWFSPGGDSYVAYRVIGGIALTTGGPVGRPERAAADVAGFAEFAAANGWVPCFYSVTGHVRDAAAGQGWTAVQVAEETVLDLGSIAFTGKKFQDVRTALNRAGKTGITAEWISFPTAPLAITDQIVAISEEWVADKGMPEMGFTLGGLAEMDDPQVRCLIAVDADRTVHGVTSWLPVYRDGRIVGWTLDFMRRRTSGFRPAMEFLIASAALLLEAEGAEFVSLSGAPLATKNGDAAASTVNSMLDLLGRTLEPVYGFRSLLAFKSKFQPRYEPMYMCFPDPVALPSIGNAVGRAYLPDVSLGQGLRLVRTMIRR, via the coding sequence GTGACCGCGCTGCGCCGGTACGGCCGCCGGCTCCTCGACCTGCTCCGCGACGGTGTCACCGGGGCGCCGGTCGCCGTCACGATCCTCGCGGTGATGTGGATCCTCGGGTTCGCCACCGACACCGTCCTGCACGGGCCCGGCCCGTTCGTCGACCGGCATCTCGCGGTCGGGATCGGCCCGCTCGAGCACTGGCGGCTGTGGACACCGCTCACGTCCGGGTTGTGGGCGCACGGCCTGCTCGGCTATCTGGCCGCGACGGTTCTGGTGTTCGTGGTCGCCGCCCCCCTGGAACGGCGGATGGGCTCGGGCCGGTTCGCGGCGTCCGCCCTGATCACCCAGGTCGCCGGCGCGGTCCTCGGGGCCGGGGTCGCGGCCGCCGCCCGGCTCCTCGACTCCGGGTGGGGGTTCCGGTTGCATCTGGGTGCGGCGATCGGCCCCAGCACGTGGATCGTCGGTGTCGCGATGACCGCGAGCGCGTCGATGGACACCCTGTGGCGGCGCCGCATCCGTGTCGGGCTGCTCGCGTTGACCATCACCCTCGTCCTGTTCGCCGGACAGCTGCAGGACGTGATGCGGCTCGGTGGCGCCGTCGTCGGCCTGTGTCTCGGACCGTGGCTCGTGGGCCGCAGTCGGTATCCGACAGAGCGAGGCCGACCGATTACCGGCACCCGCCGCGAGGGCCGCGTCCTCGTCGCGATCGTCGTCGCCGCCACCGCGATCGGCACCATGCTCGCCGCCCTCACCCCGCACGCCGTCGGCCCCCTCGCGGTGCTGCGGGACCTGCTGCGCGGGGTGCCGTGGACGCCGGCGGAGGTGCGGGAGATCTGCGCCGAGAACGCCACCGACCCGGACTGCCGCCGCGGACAGCTCGACCTGCGCCTGTCCGGGACCGGGCCGCTGCTGCTGAGCCTGATGCCGTCGCTGCTGCTGCTCGTGCTGTGCGACGGGCTGCGTCGCGGCCGCCGGTTCGCGTGGATCGCCTCCACGCTCGCGCAGGTGGTGCTGCTGGCGCTGTCGCTGCTGAACTTCGCGGTCCGCTACATCGACGTGCTGCCCGGCCAGTCCCTGTTCTACGGGCTCGACACCCCGACGGTGTACCGCACGCTCACCCCGTTCCTGACGCCGCTCGCGGTGCTGATCCTGCTGGTGGCGACCCGGCGGCTGTTCGACGTCGCCGCCCCCACCGGCACCTACCGGCGACTGTTCGTGCGGCTCACCGTCCTCACCGCCGGGCTCGCCGTCGCCTACGTGTTCGGCGGGCTGTGGGCGCGGCACGGCTTCGACCGGCCGCCGACGGTGCCGACGCTGCTCGCCGACTTCCCGCAGCGCCTGGTGCCGCCGGTGTACCTGCAGATGCTCGACCCGCGGCTGCTGCCGGTGAACTGGGCGGCCACCCTGCTCTACGAGTGGACCGGGGTGGTGTTCTGGGTGGCGGTGTGCGTGCTGGTGGCGGCGACGTTCCTGCGTCCCGCGCACGGGCCCGGCACCGACGCCGTCGACCGGGCCCGCACGATCCTCACCGGCGGCTCGGGCAGCGACCTGTCGTGGATGACGCTGTGGGACGGCAACAGCTACTGGTTCTCGCCCGGCGGCGACAGCTATGTCGCCTACCGGGTGATCGGCGGCATCGCCCTGACCACCGGCGGCCCGGTCGGCCGCCCGGAGCGGGCCGCCGCCGACGTCGCCGGGTTCGCCGAGTTCGCGGCCGCCAACGGGTGGGTGCCGTGCTTCTACTCGGTCACCGGGCACGTCCGGGACGCCGCCGCCGGCCAGGGGTGGACGGCCGTGCAGGTCGCCGAGGAAACCGTCCTCGACCTCGGGTCGATCGCGTTCACCGGCAAGAAGTTCCAGGACGTGCGCACCGCCCTGAACCGGGCCGGGAAGACGGGGATCACCGCCGAATGGATCAGTTTTCCCACCGCGCCGCTCGCGATCACCGACCAGATCGTCGCCATCTCCGAGGAATGGGTCGCCGACAAGGGCATGCCGGAGATGGGGTTCACCCTCGGCGGGCTCGCCGAGATGGACGATCCGCAGGTGCGCTGCCTGATCGCCGTCGACGCCGACCGCACCGTGCACGGGGTCACGTCGTGGCTGCCGGTGTACCGGGACGGCCGGATCGTCGGCTGGACTCTCGATTTCATGCGACGTCGCACCTCCGGGTTCCGTCCGGCGATGGAGTTCCTCATCGCGTCGGCCGCGCTGCTCCTCGAGGCGGAGGGCGCCGAGTTCGTCAGCCTGTCCGGGGCGCCGCTGGCCACCAAGAACGGGGACGCCGCCGCGTCCACCGTGAACTCGATGCTCGACCTGCTCGGCCGCACCCTCGAACCGGTCTACGGGTTCCGGTCGCTGCTGGCGTTCAAGTCGAAGTTCCAGCCCCGCTACGAACCGATGTACATGTGTTTCCCCGACCCGGTGGCCCTGCCGAGCATCGGCAACGCCGTCGGCCGCGCCTACCTGCCCGACGTGTCCCTCGGTCAGGGACTCCGGCTGGTGCGCACGATGATCCGCAGGTGA